In Debaryomyces hansenii CBS767 chromosome A complete sequence, a genomic segment contains:
- a CDS encoding DEHA2D07678p (similar to CA2716|IPF7353 Candida albicans IPF7353), giving the protein MTVSVPREIEVTLGKGVSGTLTVPHSADSESPFEQNYAPTTNKAAIILHGQGGHRSYCYQKMLAHKLASDLGIYSLRIDFRGCGNSADNADEKIARIIGQDIEDIQASAEFLLDSKQNPLGMRFMVSSIIGHSRGGVAMFLWALEQDKILKSPDPSKAIVVPNLVNCSARYRSDTVYDRYPHDFEGAYLRSLRYGEIQKVFVSKDEIDSLAAPDMSALRDLSTDFSVLSVYGLEDRIIPVNDGSFYANVLNRGPYSHHLELIPFADHNFYGIEPIETDDDAEDYNPHNLPLNSKKLANHNVMVTSIIIDYLKPENELNRFLYRSFNVGYIPRWKQIDGISNFRDIGAWKIQNPTYRLPNYDNESHYYVKPHIAFRCANTADVTQMGLKELRKLNVKVMFDFRSSIEINNDGSPQNLEKYGIKRIHAPVFSETDYSPEVIAIRYTNLMTSWFTYVNVYEDILENGTSAFRQVFEFIRDEVPASSFVFHCTAGKDRTGVLSMLILLFLGVDKHTISKEYELTTVGLKNDHASIRDKFIKTMENFKTKMENVEDVAQIIAQGRKGWTIEEDGFQNLISSRYEAMLATIELFNQKYGSIVNYMKTQLKFEDSDLLKIYENLVYVSEINKPEPNPMFNLVEFAPKL; this is encoded by the coding sequence ATGACTGTTAGTGTACCACGAGAGATTGAAGTAACTTTAGGTAAGGGTGTTTCTGGAACCTTAACTGTTCCACACTCGGCTGATTCTGAGAGTCCATTCGAACAGAATTATGCCCCTACAACAAACAAAGCAGCTATAATTTTACATGGACAAGGAGGACATAGAAGTTATTGTTATCAGAAGATGCTAGCTCATAAATTGGCCTCTGATTTAGGTATTTACTCGCTAAGAATAGATTTCAGAGGGTGTGGAAATTCTGCCGATAATGCTGATGAAAAAATAGCCAGAATTATAGGACAGGACATTGAAGATATACAAGCCAGTGCTGAGTTTTTGTTAGACTCAAAGCAAAACCCTTTGGGTATGAGATTCATGGTATCGTCAATTATAGGACATTCAAGAGGTGGTGTAGCCATGTTCCTATGGGCTCTCGAACAAGATAAGATCCTAAAATCTCCCGATCCGTCTAAAGCGATAGTTGTTCCAAATTTAGTTAACTGCTCTGCTAGGTATCGCTCAGACACAGTATATGATAGATATCCTCATGATTTTGAAGGGGCATATCTTCGAAGTTTAAGGTATGGAGAAATTCAGAAGGTTTTCGTTTCGAAAGACGAAATTGATTCGTTGGCTGCTCCTGATATGTCCGCTCTCCGTGATTTATCAACAGATTTCTCTGTTTTAAGTGTATATGGCTTGGAAGATAGGATTATTCCTGTTAATGATGGTTCATTCTATGCAAATGTATTAAACAGGGGACCTTACTCGCATcatttagaattaattcCATTTGCTGATCATAACTTTTATGGTATCGAGCCAATTGAAACGGATGATGATGCAGAGGATTACAACCCTCACAACTTACCATTGAATAGTAAAAAGTTGGCAAACCATAATGTGATGGTTACTTCCATTATTATAGATTACTTGAAAcctgaaaatgaattaaatagGTTCTTGTACCGCAGCTTCAACGTTGGTTACATCCCAAGATGGAAGCAAATAGATGgtatttccaattttaGAGATATCGGGGCTTGGAAAATTCAAAACCCTACTTATCGCTTACCAaattatgataatgaatcacATTACTATGTCAAACCACATATTGCTTTTCGCTGTGCAAATACAGCCGATGTTACACAAATGGGCTTGAAGGAGCTTAGAAAGCTAAATGTCAAGGTGATGTTTGATTTTAGATCATCAATAGAGATTAATAACGATGGCTCTCCACAAAACTTGGAGAAGTATGGGATTAAGAGAATCCATGCGCCAGTGTTTAGTGAAACCGACTATTCACCGGAAGTCATTGCTATTAGATATACCAATTTAATGACCAGTTGGTTCACGTATGTCAATGTCTATGAGGACATTTTAGAAAATGGCACTAGTGCTTTTAGACAGGTGTTTGAATTCATTCGAGATGAAGTTCCCGCGTCGAGCTTCGTTTTCCATTGTACTGCTGGTAAAGACCGCACTGGGGTTTTAAGTATGcttatattattgttcCTCGGGGTAGACAAGCATACTATTTCTAAGGAATATGAATTAACTACAGTAGGGTTAAAGAACGATCATGCATCCATTAgagataaatttataaagaCTATGGAAAACTTCAAAACTAAGATGGAGAATGTTGAAGATGTTGCACAAATTATTGCACAAGGGAGAAAAGGTTGGACTATCGAAGAGGACGGGTTTCAAAACTTGATAAGCTCGAGATATGAAGCAATGCT
- a CDS encoding DEHA2D07700p (similar to uniprot|Q12483 Saccharomyces cerevisiae YPL002C SNF8 Component of the ESCRT-II complex) — MNDKRPEDRHAYSQLGQNLIQRHSDQLSTQLSVFQSALINFGSDHGDEIRRNPEFRNKFTQMCQSIGVDPLELLIYSNSKNSKSRNEDFYIGLSVRIVEVCQETRDVNGGLISMKELLSRLQDNDNLEISIRESEIQQALSILFALGNGYEILNINGKKWLKFSSATSGNTNISNDQKKIYEVCGFMGGFVTYRLLIDNYGWDKIRCKTVIDEMIMDGFLWIDSQGVDGELQYWEPSWISN, encoded by the coding sequence ATGAATGATAAAAGACCGGAAGATAGGCATGCATACTCCCAGCTAGGACAGAATCTTATTCAGAGGCATTCAGATCAACTATCTACGCAGTTGTCGGTTTTTCAATCGGCTTTGATTAATTTTGGCAGTGATCATGGAGACGAAATTAGACGAAATCCAGAATTCCGTAACAAATTTACCCAGATGTGCCAACTGATAGGAGTTGATCCGctagaattattgatatattccaattctaAGAATTCAAAGTCTCGAAATGAAGATTTTTATATTGGGTTATCGGTACGAATAGTGGAAGTGTGTCAGGAAACGAGGGATGTTAATGGAGGGTTGATATcaatgaaagaattgttaTCACGTCTACAGGATAATGACAACTTGGAGATTCTGATAAGGGAAAGCGAAATTCAACAGGCGTTGTCtattttatttgcattGGGAAATGGCTATGAGatattgaatatcaatGGCAAGAAGTGGCTAAAGTTTTCGTCAGCCACAAGCGGTAATACAAACATATCTAACGatcagaagaagatctACGAAGTCTGTGGATTTATGGGTGGATTTGTAACATATAGATTATTAATTGACAATTATGGATGGGATAAAATACGGTGTAAAACCgttattgatgaaatgaTTATGGACGGTTTCTTGTGGATTGATTCACAGGGAGTTGATGGCGAATTACAATACTGGGAACCATCTTGGATTTCTAATTAA
- a CDS encoding DEHA2D07722p (similar to uniprot|P31115 Saccharomyces cerevisiae YFL001W DEG1 pseudouridine synthase): MLKRAISYIWNAEKTQVARSMEYERWSKTQLIEKIRELESRNENETAMTNDNSENNDIKPDEKNNKRLSKNKPKEFDFSKYNKRFIALRFAYVGWDYNGLNFQYEPTPLPTVEEEILKALAKSKLITQVDPACCNFSRCGRTDKGVSAMNQVISLDVRSNLIPEDQLSSSNDDKELPYLAILNSLLPTDIRITAVCLRPPPKFDARFSCSYRHYRYIFRKYDLDLDLMQEGAKRYEGVRDFRNFCKIDGSKQITNYKREVLSANIIHLRDDFYIFDLKGSAFLWHQVRCMMAVLFAVGQKLEAPSIIDDLVDVEKFPGKPSFEMANDVPLVLYDCVFPEMEWLDIQHFKNNTGKIFKDNANMRGLVFDYDVKAHIVEMMQSFSSQDTTNLKSLPGSGHINVGDGVGRNFRKYVPIAKRELAETFESVNSRYTEKKKRKLQSATE; the protein is encoded by the coding sequence ATGCTTAAGAGGGCCATTAGTTATATCTGGAATGCAGAGAAGACCCAAGTGGCTCGTTCTATGGAATATGAAAGGTGGTCAAAAACACAATTAATAGAGAAAATCAGAGAATTAGAATctagaaatgaaaatgaaacaGCTATGACTAACGATAATAGTGAAAATAACGATATTAAACCCGATGAGAAGAATAACAAACGTTTAAGTAAAAACAAACCTAAGGagtttgatttttcaaaatataacaAGCGTTTTATTGCATTAAGATTTGCATATGTAGGATGGGACTACAACGGGTTGAATTTCCAGTACGAACCAACACCATTACCTActgttgaagaagaaatattgaaagcGTTAGCGAAATCTAAGTTGATAACACAAGTAGACCCCGCTTGCTGCAATTTCAGTCGTTGTGGTAGAACTGACAAAGGTGTGAGTGCCATGAATCAAGTAATTTCTTTAGATGTAAGATCAAATTTGATACCAGAAGATCAGCTTTCTAGCAgtaatgatgataaggaGTTGCCGTATCTTGCTATATTGAACTCCTTATTGCCTACTGATATTCGGATCACAGCTGTTTGCTTGAGGCCACCGCCTAAGTTTGATGCCCGTTTCAGTTGTTCTTACAGACATTATCGTTATATTTTTAGAAAAtatgatttggatttagACTTGATGCAAGAGGGTGCTAAAAGATACGAAGGAGTTCGTGACTTTAGAAATTTCTGTAAAATAGATGGCTCTAAGCAAATTACTAACTATAAGAGAGAAGTTCTTAGTGCCAATATAATTCATCTCCGAGATGATTTCTACATATTTGACTTGAAAGGGAGTGCATTCTTATGGCACCAAGTTCGTTGTATGATGGCAGTTTTATTTGCAGTGGGCCAGAAATTGGAAGCTCCGTCGATTATAGATGATTTAGTggatgttgaaaaattcccTGGTAAGCCATCGTTTGAAATGGCCAATGATGTGCCACTTGTGTTATACGATTGTGTGTTCCCAGAAATGGAATGGTTGGATATTCAGCacttcaaaaataatactGGAAAAATCTTCAAAGATAATGCAAATATGAGAGGATTGGTATTTGACTATGATGTAAAGGCACATATTGTAGAAATGATGCAAAGCTTCTCTAGTCAGGATACTACCAACTTAAAATCTTTACCCGGGTCAGGACATATTAATGTTGGAGATGGCGTAGGTCGTAATTTCAGAAAGTATGTACCAATAGCTAAAAGAGAACTAGCCGAAACATTCGAGCTGGTCAATTCTAGATATACCGAAAAGAAGAAGCGTAAGCTTCAACTGGCTACTGAGTAg
- a CDS encoding DEHA2D07744p (similar to uniprot|P25808 Saccharomyces cerevisiae YFL002C SPB4 ATP-dependent RNA helicase): protein METREGSLTWSVLKCDLHPWIKEAIKSLGYPTMTPVQASTIPLFSGNKDVVVEAVTGSGKTLAFVIPVLQKLSNRLYNIDEEGENPEPVKKGHMLSIILSPTRELAKQIQTVFDKVLEYIPEDKATIKTQLLVGSLSSVREDIDYFLTNKTHILIATPGRLLDFLSSNYVKTNSVEIAVLDEADKLLDISFERDVIKILKQLPKQRRTGLFSATISSAGDTIFRTGMANPVKIVVKSKNSKNAAPTSLNVSYMHVEPETKISALIALIKDYRFQKCIVYFPTCTSVKHFYSVFQTLVNVEEEDRYKFFSLHGQLSTKPRLKTLQNFSEGDSMLHKHVLLTTDVAARGIDIPDVDLVIQLDPPTDPDVFFHRSGRTGRANKVGQAIVMLNNNSREEDYVNFMEVKGMTMSNMECPNISKIHDKFQKKFRKYMLEDRARHELAIKSYVGFVRYYSKHMASSIFRLQTLDYVGLGKMYGLLRLPKMPESRYIPNEEMPEDGWLGDVIDMDKYEYADKQKEESRKKNLEEDKARKVHDAKKRKELKVKNEAWSSKTDKIETKQERREKMKRKREAIEKQLMDDSSSDEETKVDWKEMVKTNKKKKTPSDSMQGSFDDL from the coding sequence ATGGAGACCAGAGAAGGATCGTTGACATGGAGTGTCTTGAAATGTGACCTCCACCCGTGGATTAAAGAAGCTATTAAGTCGTTAGGGTACCCTACTATGACACCAGTACAGGCTTCAACGATTCCATTATTCAGTGGTAACAAAGATGTAGTTGTTGAGGCTGTAACAGGGTCAGGTAAAACATTGGCGTTTGTTATACCGGTATTGCAGAAGTTATCAAATCGCttgtataatattgatgaagaggGAGAAAACCCCGAACCAGTAAAAAAAGGTCATATGCTTAGTATTATTCTTTCTCCTACTAGAGAACTAGCAAAACAAATACAAACAGTGTTTGACAAAGTACTTGAGTATATTCCAGAAGATAAGGCTACTATAAAGACGCAATTATTGGTTGGGTCGTTATCGAGTGTTAGGGAAGATATCGATTATTTTCTTACCAATAAAACGCACATATTAATAGCTACCCCGGGCAGGTTATTGGATTTTTTGTCTTCAAATTACGTGAAAACTAACTCTGTTGAAATAGCAGTGTTGGATGAGGCAGACAAGCTTTTGGATATATCGTTTGAAAGAGATGtgatcaaaatattgaagcAGTTACCTAAACAACGTCGTACTGGTTTATTCTCTGCAACTATCTCATCCGCAGGGGATACGATATTCAGAACGGGTATGGCTAATCCTGTGAAAATTGTTGTAAAGTCTAAGAATTCCAAAAACGCAGCACCAACTTCATTGAATGTAAGCTACATGCATGTGGAGCCAGAAACTAAAATATCTGCATTAATCGCATTAATTAAAGATTATCgttttcaaaaatgtaTAGTCTACTTTCCAACTTGTACTTCAGTGAAGCACTTTTATTCGGTATTCCAAACATTAGTCAATGTTGAGGAAGAAGATCGTTACAAGTTTTTTTCGTTGCATGGCCAGCTTTCAACTAAACCTCGTTTAAAGACGTTGCAGAACTTTTCTGAGGGTGACTCTATGCTTCATAAACATGTGTTATTAACCACAGATGTCGCAGCCCGAGGTATTGATATACCCGATGTTGATTTAGTTATCCAGCTTGACCCTCCTACTGATCCTGATGTGTTCTTTCATAGAAGTGGTAGAACAGGTAGAGCTAACAAAGTAGGACAAGCCATAGTGATGTTGAACAATAACAGTagagaagaagattatGTGAATTTTATGGAAGTCAAGGGGATGACAATGAGTAATATGGAATGTcctaatatttcaaagattcATGATAAgtttcaaaaaaaattcagaaaatACATGTTAGAAGACAGAGCCAGACATGAATTAGCAATCAAGTCGTATGTGGGGTTTGTGAGATACTATTCTAAACATATGGCATCGTCAATTTTCAGATTGCAGACATTGGATTACGTCGGACTTGGTAAGATGTATGGGCTATTGAGATTACCTAAAATGCCCGAATCGAGATATATTccaaatgaagaaatgcCAGAAGATGGGTGGTTAGGTGATGTTATAGATATGGATAAATATGAGTATGCAGACAAGCAAAAGGAAGAATCAaggaaaaagaatttagaagaagataaagcTAGAAAGGTTCATGATGCAAAGAAGAGAAAGGAACTTAAAGTCAAGAATGAAGCATGGTCCAGTAAAACAGATAAGATAGAAACGAAACAAGAGAGAAGGGaaaagatgaaaagaaaaagagaagcTATCGAAAAGCAATTAATGGACGATTCGTCATCCGATGAAGAAACCAAAGTAGATTGGAAAGAGATGGTTAAAACTaacaaaaagaaaaagactCCATCAGATAGCATGCAAGGAtcatttgatgatttgtag
- a CDS encoding DEHA2D07766p (similar to CA3080|IPF14634 Candida albicans IPF14634): protein MTIDKQSRYDRQLRLWGNSGQSNLESSHICLINATSTGSELLKNLVLPGIGEFTIIDNTEVTESSLSGNFFLAHQDLGDNTATAMVRELKELNSEVIGNAIENSLTNVLKNESVQFWDSFNIVIISNFVPEEDLNRLKDILWEKNIPLFLVNTMGFYGSLQLILRETTVIETHDPAKFFDLRIDHPWPELQEYVDSIKLDELDDTEHAHVPYIVIFIKALQSWKASHNDIPPKNYQEKNQFRKHVEAMSRNINYEGNFTEALKAIHRALQTTQIPQAILELFEDDNIKDENVNLTTSIFWIYVKALKNFVEKTNKLPLPYAVPDMASDTVSYITLQSIYRNKAINDQKLFTEEVIEILNSIGRTSDDINHDSILSFCKNTQFLYVTKGSKKLFNQKMRSAVLSETDEESSDILNVHFAILAFNSYIHLFHIRPGIQDLDQFIDVFKRRYADPSSEVPDALITTFKEVLSHPSPDYHNISSLLGGIASQEILKITTSQYTPLDNLYVFDGIHSISEKWKI from the coding sequence ATGACTATAGACAAACAAAGTAGATATGATAGGCAATTGAGACTATGGGGAAACTCTGGGCAATCTAATTTAGAAAGCTCTCATATATGTTTAATTAATGCTACTTCGACTGGttctgaattattgaaaaatcttgTGTTACCAGGAATTGGAGAATTTACTATTATCGATAATACTGAAGTCACAGAGAGCAGTCTATCTGGTAATTTCTTCTTAGCTCATCAAGATCTAGGTGATAATACTGCAACGGCTATGGTTCGAGAATTGAAGGAATTAAATAGCGAGGTTATTGGTAATGCCATTGAAAATTCGCTTACGAATGTGTTGAAGAATGAGTCTGTACAGTTTTGGGATTCGTTTAATATTGTAATAATAAGCAACTTCGTACctgaagaagatttgaataggttaaaagatatattatGGGAAAAGAATATTCCTTTATTCCTCGTCAATACAATGGGATTCTATGGGTCGTTGCAACTTATTTTAAGGGAAACCACTGTGATTGAAACGCACGATCCTGCTAAATTCTTTGACTTAAGAATCGACCATCCATGGCCTGAGTTACAAGAATACGTCGATTCGATCAAATTAGATGAACTTGATGATACAGAACATGCACATGTACCATATATCgtaatatttataaaagcATTACAATCTTGGAAAGCTTCACACAACGATATCCCACCTAAGAAttatcaagaaaagaaCCAGTTCCGTAAGCATGTGGAAGCAATGTCACGAAACATTAATTATGAAGGTAACTTTACAGAGGCTCTCAAGGCAATTCATAGGGCATTACAAACCACACAAATTCCCCAAgcaattcttgaattgtTTGAAGACGACAATATCAAAGACGAAAATGTCAATCTAACtacttcaatattttggatttaCGTAAAAgctttaaagaattttgtTGAGAAAACAAACAAGTTACCGTTACCCTATGCTGTTCCAGATATGGCATCTGATACTGTCAGCTATATAACCTTACAAAGCATCTACCGAAATAAGGCTATAAATGATCAAAAGCTATTTACTGAAGAAGTGATAGAGATTTTAAACTCGATCGGAAGAACATCTGATGATATTAACCATGATTCCATCTTAAGTTTTTGCAAAAATACTCAATTTTTGTATGTTACCAAAGGTTCTAAAAAGTTATTTAATCAAAAAATGAGATCGGCTGTTCTTTCAGAAACTGATGAAGAGAGCAGTGATATCTTGAATGTGCATTTCGCCATACTTGCGTTCAATAGTTACATTCATCTATTCCATATTCGTCCTGGTATTCAGGACCTAGATCAATTTATTGACGTCTTCAAGCGTCGTTATGCTGATCCTTCATCTGAAGTACCTGACGCTTTAATTACAACCTTCAAAGAAGTTTTAAGTCATCCTTCACCTGATTATCACAATATTAGTAGTCTCTTAGGAGGGATTGCAAGtcaagaaatattgaaaattactACTTCTCAGTATACACCGcttgataatttatatgTCTTCGATGGCATACATTCGATtagtgaaaaatggaaaatataa
- a CDS encoding DEHA2D07788p (similar to CA0751|IPF6286 Candida albicans IPF6286), producing MKFAKVLEQTLIEEDIPEEWIEAAIQYKSLKKCINKVVSELQFLGLEQNTLKLIIDDKAKQQVVEMDNNEYTPNNPVVAEYTLTKSNFGQSDHIIPMLKISIDYNNADISDDHINEVWLRLKSKIETLIGNEDSIIESVSNRIYELNEDKSLVLSPRGSRREGSPIPDDYLEQIAGETLDNSSKRSEMLIMLKSDSQFFQMLNGELENLDKLKQDEESKLIEEVKAISESMQQLANPAKGPLRKSDLYKWRELFKIYLDSEVYFKYNETSVSASERDGEQVKRNLNEFISRVEKTSLTDQFKNKKSMVAFNQFLNMNFHLLKVLQFQSINSTAFRKILKKFDKQTSLGVKYKFPKLISSDHIFITGSSIAQSICYVIQSSILTLVPQLDDYTCPICTSVAFKPIKLDCGHIFCVRCLVKLKQQKKVDCPICRRDHAIAYADSSNLDLESMALMKQYFPIEVKEKLKERDKERYGELVGDNKCIIT from the coding sequence atgaaatttgCTAAAGTTTTGGAGCAAACTCTCATCGAAGAAGATATCCCAGAAGAATGGATTGAAGCCGCCATACAGTATAAGTCATTGAAAAAATGCATTAATAAGGTTGTAAGTGAGCTTCAGTTTTTGGGATTGGAACAAAATACGTTGAAGTTGATTATAGACGACAAGGCCAAGCAGCAGGTTGTGGAAatggataataatgaatacaCGCCTAACAACCCTGTTGTGGCGGAATATACGTTGACGAAATCGAATTTTGGACAAAGTGACCATATCATACCGATGTTGAAAATCAGTATCGATTATAATAATGCAGACATTTCGGATGACCATATTAACGAAGTTTGGTTGCGCTTGAAGTCAAAAATTGAGACGCTAATAGGCAATGAAGACAGTATTATTGAGAGTGTTAGTAATAGGATATATGAGTTGAATGAAGACAAATCTTTGGTGTTATCTCCACGGGGGTCTAGACGAGAAGGGTCGCCTATCCCTGATGATTATCTCGAGCAAATCGCGGGCGAGACTTTGGATAATTCGAGCAAGAGAAGCGAGATGTTAATTATGTTGAAATCAGACTCccaattctttcaaatgcTTAACGGAGAGTTAGAGAACCTTGATAAGTTGAAGCAAGATGAGGAATCGAAATTAATAGAGGAAGTCAAGGCCATTAGCGAGTCGATGCAACAATTAGCAAATCCTGCCAAGGGACCACTTAGAAAGTCGGACCTTTACAAATGGAGGGAgttattcaagatttaCTTGGATTCGGAAGTCTATTTCAAGTACAACGAAACTTCTGTTTCTGCGTCTGAAAGAGATGGTGAACAGGTGAAACGCAATTTGAACGAGTTTATCAGCCGTGTAGAAAAGACTTCTTTGACAGATCAGtttaaaaacaaaaagaGCATGGTTGCGTTCAaccaattcttgaatatgaattttcatttacTAAAAGTTCTCCAGTTCCAGTCTATCAATTCCACCGCTTTCAGaaaaatcttgaagaaattcgACAAGCAAACGTCTTTGGGGGTGAAGTATAAATTTCCGAAATTGATATCCAGTGACCATATCTTTATTACCGGGTCTTCAATAGCCCAATCCATCTGTTATGTTATACAATCGTCAATTTTAACACTTGTTCCCCAATTAGACGATTACACTTGTCCCATCTGTACATCTGTCGCCTTTAAACCTATCAAATTAGATTGTGGTCATATATTCTGCGTCCGATGTCTAGTTAAATTAAAACAACAGAAGAAGGTCGACTGTCCTATCTGTAGACGTGATCATGCTATTGCGTACGCCGACAGTTCAAATTTAGATCTCGAATCCATGGCATTAATGAAGCAATATTTCCCTATAGAAGTTAAAGAAAAGCTTAAGGAACGGGATAAGGAACGGTACGGTGAGCTTGTTGGAGATAATAAGTGTATAATTACATAG
- a CDS encoding DEHA2D07832p (highly similar to uniprot|Q12154 Saccharomyces cerevisiae YDL100C ARR4 ATPase) — protein MDLELEPTLESIVQHDSLKWIFVGGKGGVGKTTTSSSVAVQLALAQPNEQFLLISTDPAHNLSDAFCQKFGKDARKVEGLPNLSCMEIDPEAAMSDLQQQASQYNNDPNDPLKSMMSDMTGSIPGIDEALSFMEVLKHIKNQKVLEGEDNSNAISYKTIIFDTAPTGHTLRFLQLPSTLEKLLSKFKDLSGKLGPMLSMMGGGQQQDIFEKLNEVQKNVSEVNEQFTNPELTTFICVCISEFLSLYETERMIQELMSYNMDVNSIVVNQLLFAEGDDHSCKRCESRWKMQKKYLDQMGELYEDYHLVKMPLLGCEIRGVENLKKFSKFLLKPYDPKADSDIVFDLEEK, from the coding sequence ATGGATTTAGAATTAGAACCTACATTAGAATCTATCGTTCAGCACGACTCGTTGAAGTGGATTTTTGTCGGTGGTAAAGGTGGTGTTGGTAAAACGACCACCTCATCATCAGTTGCAGTGCAATTAGCATTAGCCCAACCAAATGAACAATTTTTACTTATTTCAACAGATCCAGCACACAACTTGTCTGATGCATTTTGCCAAAAGTTTGGTAAGGATGCCAGAAAGGTTGAAGGGTTACCAAATTTGTCGTGTATGGAAATCGACCCAGAAGCAGCAATGTCTGATTTACAACAACAAGCATCACAATATAACAACGATCCAAATGACCCATTGAAGAGTATGATGAGCGATATGACTGGATCTATTCCAGGTATTGACGAAGCTTTGTCGTTCATGGAAGTTTTGAAGCATATCAAAAATCAGAAGGTACTCGAAGGAGAAGATAACTCGAACGCTATTTCCTACAAGACCATTATCTTCGATACGGCCCCTACTGGTCACACATTGCGTTTCTTACAGTTGCCATCTACGTTAGAGAAGTTATTGTCCAAATTTAAGGACTTGTCTGGTAAGTTGGGACCTATGTTGAGCATGATGGGCGGTGGCCAACAACAAGACATCTTTGAGAAGTTGAATGAAGTGCAAAAGAACGTGAGCGAAGTCAACGAACAGTTTACCAACCCTGAATTGACTACATTTATCTGTGTGTGTATTTCTGAATTTTTGTCATTATACGAGACCGAAAGAATGATCCAAGAATTGATGTCCTACAACATGGATGTCAACTCGATTGTCGTTAACCAGTTATTGTTTGCAGAAGGTGATGACCACTCTTGTAAGAGATGTGAATCCAGATGGAAGATGCAAAAGAAATACTTGGACCAAATGGGCGAATTGTACGAGGATTACCATTTGGTTAAGATGCCATTACTCGGTTGTGAAATCAGAGGGGTAGagaacttgaagaaattttcCAAGTTCTTGTTGAAACCATACGATCCAAAGGCTGATAGTGACATTGTTTTCgatttagaagaaaaataa
- a CDS encoding DEHA2D07854p (highly similar to uniprot|Q3E7B7 Saccharomyces cerevisiae YDL085C-A) produces the protein MARGNQRDLARAKNMKKQQDAARSQKKDGDPKKRMESDADKMRRKQAEGT, from the coding sequence ATGGCCAGAGGAAACCAGAGGGATCTTGCAAGAGCAAAGAACATGAAAAAGCAGCAAGATGCTGCTAGGAGTCAAAAGAAGGATGGGGATCCAAAAAAGAGAATGGAGAGTGATGCGGACAAAATGAGAAGAAAGCAAGCTGAAGGTACGTAA